A stretch of Prunus dulcis chromosome 6, ALMONDv2, whole genome shotgun sequence DNA encodes these proteins:
- the LOC117631055 gene encoding NAC transcription factor 29-like, producing the protein MEREQQTSDNIQLPAGFRFHPSDEELIVHYLKNKVTSSPLPATIITELDLYKYNPWELPAKASFGEEEWYFFTPRDRKYPNGSRPNRAAGLGYWKATGTDKHIFSSCGTKSIGVKKALVFYTGHPPKGVKTEWIMNEYRLLDTTMWSSKQKGSMRLDDWVLCRVRQKCNSSRSIWEDQNSPPSYKLGAYTKQADETCSKDTNPSIEMVRNYLYKDCPMLPYIFASPELPYTKTTSSISFLGSGDTKSCTTIHENDSSNKNNGQLLASSLESLINPFKRKPAAEGNGHHQSFVTPSKRICSREYQEEVSTSISRDGCAMNFWGVDQSGSAENNFNADQWSSMIQYQELSQLIGFQCK; encoded by the exons ATGGAGAGGGAACAACAAACCTCTGATAACATTCAGCTTCCTGCTGGGTTCAGATTTCACCCATCTGATGAAGAACTCATCGTCCACtatttgaaaaacaaagtCACTTCAAGTCCACTACCTGCAACCATCATCACTGAATTGGATCTCTACAAGTATAATCCATGGGAGCTGCCAGCCAAAGCCTcctttggagaagaagagtgGTATTTTTTCACCCCGAGAGATCGGAAGTACCCGAATGGGAGCAGGCCTAACAGAGCAGCTGGTTTGGGTTACTGGAAAGCTACAGGAACTGATAAACATATTTTCAGTTCTTGTGGAACAAAAAGCATTGGGGTGAAGAAAGCACTTGTGTTCTACACAGGACACCCTCCAAAGGGTGTCAAGACAGAGTGGATCATGAATGAGTATAGATTGCTTGACACAACCATGTGGTCTTCAAAGCAAAAAGGGTCTATGAGG TTGGATGATTGGGTGCTGTGTCGGGTTCGACAAAAATGCAACAGCAGCAGGAGCATTTGGGAAGATCAAAACAGTCCTCCTAGCTATAAACTAGGTGCCTACACCAAGCAAGCGGATGAGACATGTTCAAAGGACACAAACCCTAGCATCGAAATGGTCAGAAACTATCTGTACAAAGATTGTCCAATGTTGCCCTACATTTTTGCCTCCCCTGAACTTCCATACACTAAAACCACTTCAAGCATAAGCTTTCTGGGTAGTGGAGACACAAAATCTTGCACAACAATTCACGAGAACGATTCATCCAATAAGAACAACGGGCAGCTTTTAGCTTCTTCCCTTGAAAGTTTGATCAACCCTTTCAAGAGAAAGCCTGCAGCAGAAGGAAATGGACACCACCAGAGTTTTGTAACACCAAGCAAGAGGATATGTAGCAGAGAATATCAGGAGGAAGTTAGCACATCGATCAGCCGGGACGGTTGCGCAATGAATTTCTGGGGAGTAGACCAGTCTGGATCAGctgaaaataatttcaatgcAGATCAATGGAGCTCCATGATTCAATATCAAGAACTCAGTCAATTAATTGGCTTTCAGTGCAAGTGA